Proteins co-encoded in one Hyla sarda isolate aHylSar1 chromosome 4, aHylSar1.hap1, whole genome shotgun sequence genomic window:
- the BID gene encoding BH3-interacting domain death agonist, which yields MSVELIFVAFLECQKTVDPEFKSELSSIKQSLHDEGDLQTDSHDVLPRHASLEPDGGPQPLVEEELCRRIGAQLAEMGDRFQQEGRIRQEVVESLVHDILSENLTEDRFRDAVSSLLENLPPGMDLEKATLVVAMTLTSKVGCSVPNLLQNCFTTALNFIDRNYRSYVQRLSRQV from the exons ATGAGTGTAGAACTGATTTTTGTCGCCTTTTTGGAATGTCAGAAAACTGTAGATCCGGAGTTTAAGTCTGAGTTGAGTTCTATTAAGCAGTCGCTCCATGATGAGGGAGATCTGCAGACCGATAGTCACGACGTCTTACCCCGACACGCTTCTCTAGAGCCAGATGGAG GACCGCAGCCTTTGGTGGAGGAAGAGCTCTGCCGCAGGATCGGCGCCCAGTTGGCGGAGATGGGAGACCGTTTTCAACAAGAAGGGAGAATCAGACAAGAGGTTGTGGAAAGTTTAGTGCACGATATTCTCAGCGAGAACCTGACGGAGGAT CGTTTTAGAGATGCGGTCAGTAGTCTGCTGGAGAACCTCCCCCCCGGGATGGACCTGGAGAAGGCCACGCTGGTGGTCGCTATGACTTTAACCAGCAAAGTTGGCTGCAGCGTCCCCAACCTGCTGCAGAACTGCTTCACCACCGCGTTGAACTTCATCGATAGGAACTACAGGTCATACGTACAACGTCTGAGCAGACAG gtttGA